The following proteins are co-located in the Nocardioides piscis genome:
- a CDS encoding ABC transporter ATP-binding protein has product MSMMGPGGGGPPWRHLRSDRTVVEERIERQTVRRVLSFARPHRKAITAFLVVTIVDAGLVVLPPLLLQRIVDDGITSGDVSLVAWLAGAIAVVAVLTAGLGLVGGYLSSRIGEGLIFDLRTQVFAHVQRQSLAFFTRTQTGALVSRLNNDVIGAQRAFTSTLSGTVSNVISAVVVGITMLALSWQVTLVCLLLFPLLLLTSRWVSNRLAGLTRQQMDGNADLGNAMTERFNVGGAMLLKLFGRRETEDRNYAAKAAVVRDLGVRISLLTRVFFAAMTLLPSLATALVYGIGGYLAIKGELSVGTLVALGILLLRLLGPLQGLSNVRIDVMTALVSFDRVFELLDLPSLVKEKPDAQVLPASASSLEFEHVDFTYPSAEDVSLQSLETIARTETRPSGQVLTDVTFTAEPGQMIAMVGPSGAGKTTVTHLVARLYDATSGTVRVGGVDVRDVTLESLAGVVGYVTQDAHMFHDTIRANLLYARPDATDDQVWTALEAAQIASLVRALPDGLDTVVGDRGYRLSGGERQRIAIARLLLKAPSIVVLDEATAHLDSESEAAVQRALDAALASRTSLVIAHRLSTVRNADLILVLEEGRVVQRGTHTELLAQGGLYRTLHDTQFRDDVPVA; this is encoded by the coding sequence ATGTCGATGATGGGACCTGGCGGGGGCGGGCCGCCCTGGCGCCACCTCCGCTCCGACCGGACCGTCGTCGAGGAGCGCATCGAGCGCCAGACCGTGCGTCGCGTCCTGTCCTTCGCCCGGCCCCACCGCAAGGCGATCACGGCCTTCCTGGTCGTGACGATCGTGGACGCGGGCCTCGTCGTGCTGCCTCCGCTCCTGCTCCAACGCATCGTCGACGACGGCATCACCAGCGGAGACGTCTCGCTGGTCGCCTGGCTGGCCGGGGCCATCGCGGTGGTCGCGGTGCTCACGGCAGGGCTCGGGCTGGTCGGCGGCTATCTCTCCAGCCGGATCGGCGAGGGCCTGATCTTCGACCTCCGCACCCAGGTCTTCGCGCACGTGCAGCGTCAGTCGCTCGCGTTCTTCACCCGCACCCAGACCGGCGCACTGGTCAGCCGTCTCAACAACGACGTGATCGGCGCCCAGCGAGCCTTCACGTCGACGCTCTCGGGGACGGTCTCCAACGTGATCTCCGCCGTGGTCGTCGGCATCACGATGCTCGCTCTCAGCTGGCAGGTCACCCTGGTCTGCCTGCTCCTGTTCCCGTTGCTGCTGCTCACCTCACGGTGGGTCAGCAACCGCCTTGCCGGCCTCACCCGACAGCAGATGGACGGCAACGCCGACCTCGGCAACGCGATGACCGAGCGGTTCAACGTCGGCGGGGCGATGCTCCTCAAGCTCTTCGGGCGCCGCGAGACCGAGGACCGGAACTATGCCGCCAAGGCTGCCGTGGTCCGCGACCTCGGGGTGCGGATCTCGCTGCTCACGCGGGTCTTCTTCGCCGCGATGACCCTGCTGCCGTCGCTTGCCACCGCTCTCGTCTATGGCATCGGTGGCTATCTCGCCATCAAGGGCGAGCTGTCCGTCGGCACCCTGGTCGCCCTCGGCATCCTGCTGCTGCGGCTGCTCGGACCGCTGCAGGGCCTCTCCAACGTGCGCATCGACGTGATGACGGCGCTGGTCAGCTTCGATCGGGTCTTCGAGCTGTTGGACCTCCCGTCGCTGGTCAAGGAGAAGCCCGACGCCCAGGTGCTGCCGGCGAGCGCCTCGTCGCTGGAGTTCGAGCACGTCGACTTCACCTACCCGAGCGCCGAGGATGTGTCGTTGCAGTCGCTGGAGACGATCGCCCGCACGGAGACGCGTCCCAGCGGTCAGGTCCTCACCGACGTCACGTTCACCGCCGAGCCGGGACAGATGATCGCCATGGTCGGCCCTTCGGGGGCCGGCAAGACCACCGTCACGCACCTCGTCGCGCGGCTCTACGACGCCACCTCCGGGACGGTGCGTGTCGGCGGCGTCGACGTACGCGACGTGACCCTGGAGTCGCTGGCCGGCGTCGTCGGCTACGTCACCCAGGACGCGCACATGTTCCACGACACGATCCGTGCCAACCTGCTCTATGCCAGGCCTGACGCCACCGACGACCAGGTCTGGACAGCCCTCGAGGCAGCCCAGATCGCCAGTCTGGTGCGCGCCCTGCCGGACGGCCTCGACACGGTCGTGGGTGATCGCGGCTACCGCCTCTCCGGCGGTGAGCGCCAGCGGATCGCGATCGCTCGACTGCTGCTGAAGGCTCCCTCGATCGTGGTCCTCGACGAGGCGACCGCACACCTCGACTCCGAGTCGGAGGCGGCCGTCCAACGCGCCCTGGACGCGGCCCTCGCATCGCGGACCTCCCTGGTCATCGCCCATCGACTCTCCACCGTGCGCAACGCCGACCTGATCCTGGTCCTCGAGGAGGGCCGCGTCGTCCAGCGCGGCACCCACACCGAGCTGCTCGCCCAAGGCGGGCTCTATCGCACGCTCCACGACACCCAGTTCCGCGACGACGTGCCCGTTGCGTGA
- a CDS encoding VOC family protein — MAIARFPSIVLDCPDPHALAEFYGKMLDWRIEVQDDWVEIRADYGQCISFQRVEGYVPPDWPGQQSPQQMHLDVVVDDLDEAESAVVGLGATRHEHQPGETFRVFLDPAGHPFCLCLT; from the coding sequence ATGGCCATCGCGCGCTTCCCGAGCATCGTCCTCGACTGTCCCGATCCGCATGCCCTCGCCGAGTTCTACGGCAAGATGCTGGACTGGAGGATCGAGGTCCAGGACGACTGGGTCGAGATCCGCGCGGACTACGGGCAGTGCATCTCCTTCCAGCGCGTGGAGGGCTACGTACCGCCCGACTGGCCGGGCCAACAGTCCCCGCAGCAGATGCACCTCGACGTGGTCGTCGACGACCTCGACGAGGCCGAGTCCGCCGTCGTCGGACTGGGCGCCACCAGGCACGAGCACCAACCCGGCGAGACCTTCCGGGTCTTCCTCGACCCGGCTGGGCACCCGTTCTGTCTCTGCCTGACCTGA
- a CDS encoding FtsK/SpoIIIE domain-containing protein has protein sequence MKVKLTLVRDGGEPADIVVTADSTATAADVARHIATSDPARSVLVGAGDVVTLAVAPPDGSALEPLDPSIHIGEAPLGSGFSAAVVNYGPDKSAGAATYDTRKNVGVLVATAGPLRGQEFPLNVGHATLGRAPANHIALDDPMVSKLHARIEVGSWIELVDLNSANGVLVDGVPVQRVRLVPNRPIVIGATTLVLQLASDFEVGEREILERGGGLHFNRSPRVDVRYPGTAHPPPRMPTEQAGRVFPWTILVAPIIMALAIYAITGRERALLLIFMTPLMAMGNFMNMRTQTSNKKKYEMELFERQFEKLEEVLFRSKPEEEGARNDEVPPVAEVFEHAVRLGPMLWTRRPEHWNFLALRLGTTRAPSRNSIAEQDTQDGLPEYIERLDRLRDRYRYVDDVPVLESLRAVGSVGVAGPAGPASDALRGIAVQLFGLHAPNEVVAVGIAGSDWTPELEWMKWLPHTTSETSPFKDLPLADSAPTANALLSALEEYVLRAGKQPEPRGPFAETWNPMQYGTDVNRAAEEGATKQRVSVIVIVTDDAPVDRPRLVQVLERGADVGVHAVFCSPTVESLPATCRSFLDVTAGLHDTTVGLVRNGDLHEHVRVEGVSNDYMHTFAKRMAPVVDASTVIQDASDIPNSVMFLSLVGQETAQDPEAVIERWRQNNTIIDRSLAERPRLRQSGNLRAIIGQGASDAMTLDLRSQGPHALVGGTTGAGKSEFLQAWVLGLASAHSPDRVTFLFVDYKGGSAFADCVDLPHCVGMVTDLSPHLVRRALTSLRAELHHREHLFNRKKAKDLLELERRQDPDCPPALVLVIDEFAALAGEVPEFVDGVVDVAQRGRSLGIHLILATQRPAGVIKDNLRANTNLRVALRMADESDSKDVVDDPVAATFPSSLPGRGIAKTGPGRLTPFQSAYVGGWTSTNEDVMADVKAAELRFGSTVQWEPERPPESDSHDEDLGPNDQKRVVTTLTRAADMAGIPTPRRPWLDDLADVVDLRDLPAEGDGQILLGLADLPEKQQQNATYFVPDRDGSIIVFGTSGSGKTTVLKTIATAAGMRPDLGACEVFGLDFASGALAAIERLPHVGSIINGDDAERVQRLLRQLGQELDRRSELFANANAANLSEYRELVDPTLPRIVLLIDNYPEFKSEWEISSARAPFYQVFMRVLGEGRPLGVHAAITADRGGAVPTAVAANISRRVVLRLADPNQYTLLGAPKDMLSDASPPGRASVDKNEVQMAALGGTTNVAEQTKALDVLAAELRERGAQDVPRIGSLPVRVSCSEMPARVDGLPVFGIAEDTLAPRGFEPVGLFAITGPPQSGKTNALRALITAMEKFDPDVKLFHFGGRRAELGSYRDWVRSATRPEEQKELATELAEIVAEESATGRIMVVIEDVPHLIDGPADRGMRALMQAISNSEHLLVGESDISRAGSGSGVLGAWKADRQGIALKPDTHDGETLFKVPFGRVKRTDFPDGRGIFVQAGRAITMHLPIADV, from the coding sequence ATGAAGGTCAAGCTGACGCTCGTTCGCGACGGGGGAGAGCCGGCGGACATCGTCGTCACGGCCGACTCGACGGCCACGGCCGCCGACGTCGCTCGCCACATCGCGACGTCGGATCCCGCGCGCTCCGTGCTGGTCGGTGCCGGCGACGTGGTCACCCTTGCGGTCGCCCCGCCTGACGGATCCGCGCTGGAACCTCTGGATCCGTCGATCCACATCGGCGAAGCACCCCTCGGCTCGGGCTTCTCGGCAGCTGTCGTGAACTATGGACCGGACAAGTCTGCGGGCGCGGCGACCTACGACACCCGCAAGAACGTCGGCGTCCTGGTGGCCACGGCTGGCCCGCTGCGTGGTCAGGAGTTTCCCCTCAACGTGGGTCACGCGACCCTTGGCCGTGCGCCCGCCAACCACATCGCGCTCGACGACCCGATGGTCTCCAAGCTGCATGCGCGCATCGAGGTCGGCAGCTGGATCGAGCTCGTCGACCTCAACTCGGCCAACGGGGTGCTCGTCGACGGCGTGCCGGTCCAGCGCGTCCGACTCGTCCCGAACAGACCGATCGTCATCGGCGCCACGACTCTCGTGCTCCAGCTGGCGAGCGACTTCGAGGTGGGAGAGCGCGAGATCCTCGAGCGTGGAGGGGGGTTGCACTTCAACCGGAGCCCGCGCGTCGACGTACGTTATCCGGGCACCGCGCACCCGCCGCCCCGGATGCCGACAGAGCAGGCCGGGCGGGTGTTCCCGTGGACGATCCTGGTCGCGCCGATCATCATGGCCCTCGCGATCTATGCGATCACCGGGCGAGAGCGGGCGCTGCTGCTCATCTTCATGACGCCGCTCATGGCGATGGGCAACTTCATGAACATGCGCACGCAGACGTCGAACAAGAAGAAGTACGAGATGGAGCTCTTCGAGCGACAGTTCGAGAAGCTCGAGGAGGTCCTGTTCAGGTCGAAGCCGGAGGAGGAGGGCGCGCGCAACGACGAGGTGCCTCCCGTGGCCGAGGTGTTCGAGCACGCGGTCCGGCTCGGCCCCATGCTGTGGACGCGTCGACCTGAGCACTGGAACTTCCTGGCGCTCCGCCTCGGCACGACGCGCGCGCCGTCTCGCAACTCCATCGCTGAGCAGGACACCCAGGACGGCCTGCCCGAATACATCGAACGGCTCGACCGACTCCGCGACCGCTATCGCTATGTCGACGACGTGCCGGTCCTCGAGTCGCTGCGCGCCGTGGGCTCGGTCGGGGTCGCCGGACCGGCGGGCCCTGCCTCCGATGCCCTCCGCGGCATTGCGGTGCAGCTCTTCGGCCTGCATGCGCCCAACGAGGTCGTCGCAGTCGGCATCGCAGGCAGCGACTGGACGCCCGAGCTCGAGTGGATGAAGTGGCTGCCGCACACCACGAGTGAGACGAGTCCGTTCAAGGACCTGCCCCTCGCCGACTCAGCACCCACGGCGAACGCCCTGCTGAGCGCCTTGGAGGAATACGTTCTTCGAGCCGGCAAGCAGCCGGAGCCACGCGGACCCTTCGCGGAGACGTGGAACCCGATGCAGTACGGCACCGATGTGAACCGGGCGGCCGAGGAGGGGGCGACCAAGCAACGCGTGTCGGTGATCGTCATCGTCACCGACGACGCCCCCGTCGACCGGCCACGCCTGGTGCAGGTGCTCGAGCGCGGGGCAGACGTCGGCGTGCACGCCGTGTTCTGCTCACCGACGGTCGAGTCGCTCCCAGCAACCTGCCGGAGCTTCCTCGACGTCACCGCCGGCCTGCACGACACCACTGTGGGCCTGGTGCGCAACGGCGACCTTCACGAGCACGTCCGGGTTGAGGGGGTCTCCAACGACTACATGCACACCTTCGCGAAGCGGATGGCTCCCGTGGTCGACGCCAGCACGGTGATCCAGGACGCATCCGACATCCCCAACTCCGTGATGTTCCTGTCGCTCGTGGGACAGGAGACCGCGCAGGATCCCGAGGCTGTGATCGAACGGTGGCGTCAGAACAACACCATCATCGACCGGAGCCTTGCCGAGCGTCCCAGGTTGAGGCAGTCGGGCAACCTCCGGGCCATCATCGGTCAGGGTGCCAGTGATGCGATGACCCTGGACCTGCGCAGTCAGGGGCCGCACGCCTTGGTGGGAGGCACCACAGGCGCCGGCAAGTCGGAGTTCCTGCAGGCATGGGTGCTCGGGCTGGCCTCCGCGCACAGCCCGGACCGCGTGACGTTCCTGTTCGTCGACTACAAGGGTGGGTCGGCCTTCGCGGACTGTGTCGACCTGCCGCACTGCGTCGGCATGGTGACAGACCTGAGTCCCCACCTGGTGCGCCGGGCTCTCACCAGCCTGCGGGCCGAGCTGCACCACCGCGAGCACCTGTTCAACCGCAAGAAGGCCAAGGACCTGCTGGAGCTGGAACGGCGGCAGGATCCCGATTGCCCGCCTGCGCTGGTGCTGGTGATCGACGAGTTCGCGGCGCTCGCCGGCGAGGTGCCGGAGTTCGTCGACGGGGTGGTGGACGTCGCGCAGCGGGGCCGGTCCCTCGGCATCCACCTGATCCTGGCCACGCAGCGGCCGGCCGGCGTCATCAAGGACAACCTGCGAGCCAACACCAACCTGCGCGTGGCCCTGCGCATGGCCGACGAGTCAGACTCCAAGGACGTGGTCGACGACCCCGTCGCGGCGACGTTCCCCTCGAGCCTGCCCGGACGAGGAATCGCCAAGACCGGACCGGGACGCCTCACACCGTTCCAGTCCGCCTACGTGGGCGGCTGGACCAGCACCAACGAAGACGTCATGGCCGACGTCAAGGCCGCCGAGCTCCGCTTCGGCTCGACCGTGCAGTGGGAGCCCGAGCGGCCTCCCGAGTCCGACTCCCACGACGAGGACCTGGGCCCGAACGACCAGAAGCGGGTCGTCACCACGCTGACCCGGGCTGCCGACATGGCGGGCATCCCGACGCCGCGTCGGCCGTGGCTCGACGACCTCGCCGATGTCGTGGACCTGCGCGACCTTCCGGCCGAGGGTGACGGTCAGATCCTGCTCGGCCTGGCCGACCTGCCGGAGAAGCAGCAGCAGAACGCGACCTACTTCGTGCCCGACCGGGACGGCTCGATCATCGTCTTCGGCACCTCGGGGTCCGGGAAGACCACGGTGCTGAAGACCATCGCGACAGCGGCCGGGATGCGCCCAGACCTCGGCGCCTGTGAAGTCTTCGGTCTCGACTTCGCCTCTGGGGCGCTGGCGGCGATCGAACGTCTTCCGCACGTCGGATCGATCATCAACGGCGACGATGCCGAGCGCGTGCAGCGTCTGCTCCGCCAGCTCGGCCAGGAGCTGGACCGTCGCTCGGAGCTGTTCGCCAACGCCAACGCTGCGAACCTCAGTGAATATCGCGAGCTGGTCGACCCGACACTGCCCCGCATCGTGCTGCTGATCGACAACTACCCGGAGTTCAAGAGCGAGTGGGAGATCAGCTCGGCACGCGCGCCGTTCTACCAGGTGTTCATGCGCGTCCTGGGCGAAGGTCGCCCGTTGGGCGTGCATGCCGCCATCACCGCCGACCGTGGCGGTGCCGTTCCGACAGCGGTGGCTGCCAACATCTCCCGGCGGGTCGTCCTGCGTCTGGCCGACCCCAACCAGTACACGCTGCTGGGCGCACCCAAGGACATGCTGAGCGACGCGTCCCCGCCAGGCCGGGCCTCGGTCGACAAGAACGAGGTGCAGATGGCCGCGCTCGGGGGAACCACCAACGTGGCCGAGCAGACCAAGGCCCTCGACGTCCTCGCTGCTGAGCTGAGAGAGCGGGGTGCGCAGGATGTGCCCAGGATCGGGTCGCTTCCCGTGCGTGTCTCCTGCTCCGAGATGCCGGCCCGCGTCGACGGCCTTCCTGTGTTCGGCATCGCAGAGGACACCCTGGCGCCCCGCGGATTCGAGCCGGTCGGCCTGTTCGCCATCACCGGCCCACCGCAGTCCGGGAAGACCAACGCCCTGCGGGCGTTGATCACGGCGATGGAGAAGTTCGACCCCGACGTGAAGCTCTTCCACTTCGGCGGGCGCCGCGCCGAGCTGGGTTCCTATCGCGACTGGGTGCGCAGCGCCACTCGCCCTGAGGAGCAGAAGGAGCTGGCCACCGAGCTCGCCGAGATCGTCGCCGAGGAGTCGGCGACCGGCCGGATCATGGTGGTCATCGAGGACGTGCCGCATCTCATCGACGGGCCGGCCGACCGCGGCATGCGCGCCCTGATGCAGGCCATCTCCAACAGCGAGCACCTGTTGGTCGGCGAGTCGGACATCTCGCGTGCGGGGAGCGGCTCGGGTGTGCTCGGAGCGTGGAAGGCGGACAGGCAGGGAATCGCCCTCAAACCGGACACGCACGACGGTGAAACTTTGTTCAAGGTGCCGTTCGGACGTGTCAAACGGACCGATTTCCCTGACGGGCGGGGGATATTCGTCCAGGCGGGTCGAGCGATCACGATGCATCTGCCGATTGCCGATGTTTAG
- a CDS encoding enoyl-CoA hydratase/isomerase family protein yields the protein MTLPDLAAVGLEYAVDGAVATITLNRPDVRNAQTPAMWLALAELGRQIPDEVRVVVVKGAGETFSAGLDRAMLDPTTTGEQSVIGLLSLSDDDMSAAIEEFQQGFTFLRDPRFVSIAAVRGYAIGAGFQLALSCDLRVVAEDAQFSMKESALGLVPDLTGTKPLVESVGYSRALEICATARLVGAQEAVDIGLATKVVRAADLDGEVADLAAALAAPMPDVVTETKTLLQGAADRDLDEQRRLERESQVRRFRALAAALAG from the coding sequence ATGACGCTCCCTGACCTTGCTGCAGTCGGCCTCGAGTACGCCGTGGACGGCGCCGTCGCCACCATCACCCTCAACCGGCCCGACGTACGCAACGCCCAGACCCCCGCCATGTGGCTCGCGCTCGCCGAGCTGGGTCGCCAGATCCCCGACGAGGTGCGGGTCGTCGTGGTGAAGGGAGCGGGCGAGACGTTCTCCGCCGGCCTCGACCGGGCGATGCTCGACCCCACCACGACCGGCGAGCAGAGCGTGATCGGCCTGTTGTCGCTCAGCGACGACGACATGTCGGCAGCGATCGAGGAGTTCCAGCAGGGGTTCACCTTCCTGCGTGACCCGCGCTTCGTCTCGATCGCCGCAGTCCGGGGCTATGCGATCGGCGCCGGCTTCCAGCTCGCCCTCTCCTGCGACCTGCGCGTGGTGGCCGAGGACGCCCAGTTCTCCATGAAGGAGTCGGCGCTCGGCCTCGTGCCCGACCTCACGGGAACAAAGCCGCTCGTCGAGAGCGTTGGCTATTCCAGGGCACTCGAGATCTGCGCCACCGCCCGCCTGGTCGGCGCGCAGGAGGCCGTCGACATCGGGCTGGCCACCAAGGTCGTCCGGGCCGCCGACCTCGACGGTGAAGTCGCCGACCTGGCAGCTGCCCTGGCCGCTCCGATGCCGGACGTGGTCACCGAGACCAAGACACTGCTCCAGGGGGCCGCTGACCGTGACCTCGATGAGCAGCGCCGGCTCGAGCGCGAGTCACAAGTACGCCGATTCCGCGCCCTCGCTGCTGCCCTCGCCGGCTGA
- a CDS encoding flagellar protein FlgN, with product MADIYVKLDDLEEVVTQLEEIITEFENATSLSEELESAIGDPFGDSDLRDKARNFEERWDDKRNQLKDGLSGVKDHAKGVIEGIRDWDSQTATQLSNV from the coding sequence ATGGCTGACATATACGTCAAGCTGGACGACCTCGAGGAGGTCGTCACGCAGCTCGAGGAAATCATCACCGAGTTCGAGAACGCCACCTCGCTGTCCGAGGAGCTGGAGTCGGCCATCGGCGACCCCTTCGGCGACAGCGATCTTCGTGACAAGGCTCGAAACTTCGAAGAGCGATGGGACGACAAGCGCAATCAGCTCAAAGACGGGTTGTCAGGTGTCAAGGACCACGCCAAGGGTGTCATTGAGGGCATCAGGGACTGGGATTCCCAAACAGCGACTCAGCTGAGCAACGTGTAG
- a CDS encoding WXG100 family type VII secretion target gives MSDFGATYDEMEGTALKLDDGKESIENALTECQGYVDELVQDGFKTEKASGKFQEGYEDLTTGLKDASEGVTEMAQALRDMAQAIRDLDDQLAGG, from the coding sequence ATGAGCGACTTCGGCGCAACCTACGACGAGATGGAGGGCACCGCCCTCAAGCTTGACGACGGCAAGGAGTCCATCGAGAACGCCCTGACCGAGTGCCAGGGCTACGTCGACGAACTGGTGCAGGATGGCTTCAAGACCGAGAAGGCCTCAGGCAAGTTCCAGGAGGGCTACGAGGACCTGACCACCGGTCTCAAGGACGCCTCCGAGGGCGTCACGGAGATGGCTCAGGCGTTGCGTGACATGGCCCAGGCCATCCGCGACCTCGACGACCAGCTCGCCGGAGGCTGA
- a CDS encoding RDD family protein, whose translation MSMTSQASIWELPDSDRPVEGLDAYGAPDPAYAAALGLVSAPLGRRAGAAAIDIGLFWLLQLPFLILSLPLFRRLLSGRITWYGFVNHPDFVLSVVVAAVTLLLTILLLVAQLVVQGRWGFTLGKLVVGLRAVNVRTLERPGFWLVTLRALVVWLPVLTVLGPILFLASPLWSREDRCRGWHDRVGRVWLVDARRGLDPFDKKRMRIARKTVTSAGAPRVKRLPSLATDAAFNGSNGYRPGARTSAGVLGVARPHAGDRRVVVGLSGFEAGEPAPMPSTTTDRPRLGAPLTAPSSDASTQLVSHPHAGTGVTLLLDDGQRIPVSTPVVVGRSPVAIDGALPLAIADPDFSISKVHVVLRPVSAGLEVIDQGSTNGTSVVHDGREQPLAAGEVATARFGDTIRIGERTAQVLSS comes from the coding sequence ATGTCGATGACGTCCCAGGCTTCGATCTGGGAGCTGCCCGACAGCGACCGCCCCGTGGAAGGCCTCGACGCGTACGGCGCGCCCGATCCCGCATACGCAGCAGCCCTGGGGCTGGTGTCGGCGCCCCTGGGCCGTCGCGCCGGTGCCGCGGCGATCGACATCGGTCTCTTCTGGCTGCTTCAGCTGCCCTTCCTGATCCTCTCGCTGCCGCTCTTCCGTCGCCTGCTCAGCGGGCGGATCACCTGGTACGGCTTCGTCAACCATCCCGACTTCGTGCTCTCAGTGGTCGTCGCCGCGGTCACGCTGCTGTTGACGATCCTGTTGCTGGTGGCTCAGCTCGTGGTGCAGGGGCGGTGGGGGTTCACCTTGGGGAAGCTCGTCGTCGGCCTACGCGCGGTCAACGTCAGAACCCTCGAGCGGCCGGGCTTCTGGCTCGTCACCCTGCGGGCGCTGGTGGTGTGGCTCCCGGTCCTCACCGTCCTCGGTCCCATCCTGTTCCTGGCCTCGCCACTGTGGTCCCGCGAGGATCGCTGCCGTGGCTGGCACGATCGTGTCGGGCGGGTCTGGCTCGTCGATGCGCGCCGGGGACTCGATCCGTTCGACAAGAAGCGGATGCGCATCGCTCGCAAGACCGTGACCTCGGCCGGCGCCCCACGGGTGAAGAGACTTCCGTCCCTCGCGACCGACGCCGCGTTCAACGGGTCCAACGGATACCGCCCCGGTGCCAGGACCAGTGCCGGAGTCCTCGGCGTGGCTCGCCCGCACGCTGGCGACAGGCGAGTGGTCGTGGGGCTCTCCGGTTTCGAGGCCGGCGAGCCCGCGCCGATGCCATCGACGACGACGGACCGCCCTCGCCTCGGCGCTCCGCTGACAGCGCCGTCCTCCGACGCGTCGACGCAGCTGGTGTCCCATCCGCACGCCGGGACCGGGGTCACCCTGCTCCTCGACGACGGCCAGCGCATCCCGGTCTCGACGCCCGTTGTCGTCGGACGCTCACCGGTGGCGATCGACGGGGCGCTCCCGTTGGCGATCGCCGATCCGGACTTCTCGATCTCCAAGGTCCACGTCGTGCTGCGGCCCGTGAGCGCTGGACTGGAAGTGATCGACCAGGGATCGACGAACGGGACCTCGGTGGTCCACGACGGGCGTGAACAGCCGTTGGCAGCGGGCGAGGTTGCGACTGCCAGGTTCGGGGACACGATACGAATCGGTGAGCGAACTGCCCAAGTGCTCAGCTCCTGA